From a region of the Kaistia sp. 32K genome:
- the argH gene encoding argininosuccinate lyase, translated as MSNSMWGGRFSEGPAAIMEEINASIGFDQKLYRQDIAGSKAHAAMLARQGILGADDAEKIVAGLDTILREIEAGEFKFSRALEDIHLNIESRLKELIGDAAGRLHTARSRNDQVATDFKLWVRDTIDALDAALRELQVALADKAFAHAGQVMPGFTHLQSAQPVTFGHHLLAYVEMIGRDRGRFQDARKRLNENPLGAAALAGTSFPIDRFQTAAALGFDRPTANSLDSVSDRDFVIEALAAASLCAIHLSRFAEEIVIWSSAQFRFIKLSDKFTTGSSIMPQKRNPDAAELVRAKTGRIIGAQTALQIVMKGLPLAYQKDMQEDKEQAFDAFESLELAIAATTGMVLDMEPEAANLKKAAGSGFATATDLADWLVRELNMPFRDAHHVTGRIVAIASERGVELTKVTLAEMQAVHPAITDAVYSVLTVDKSVRSRTSYGGTSPKNVRSQAKRWQRALARETKA; from the coding sequence ATGAGCAATTCGATGTGGGGCGGCCGCTTCTCCGAAGGTCCGGCCGCCATCATGGAAGAGATCAACGCGTCGATTGGTTTCGACCAGAAGCTCTACCGCCAGGACATTGCCGGTTCGAAGGCGCATGCTGCCATGCTCGCCCGCCAGGGCATCCTTGGCGCGGACGATGCCGAAAAGATCGTGGCAGGTCTAGACACCATCCTGCGCGAAATCGAAGCGGGCGAGTTCAAATTTTCCCGCGCGCTCGAGGACATCCACCTCAACATCGAGTCGCGCCTGAAGGAACTGATCGGCGACGCCGCCGGCCGGCTGCACACCGCCCGCTCGCGCAACGACCAGGTCGCGACCGACTTCAAGCTCTGGGTCCGCGACACGATCGACGCGCTCGACGCGGCGCTGCGCGAGCTCCAGGTAGCCCTTGCCGACAAGGCCTTCGCCCATGCCGGCCAGGTCATGCCGGGCTTCACGCATCTGCAGAGCGCCCAGCCGGTCACCTTCGGCCATCACCTCCTCGCCTATGTCGAGATGATCGGCCGCGATCGCGGCCGCTTCCAGGACGCCCGCAAGCGCCTGAACGAGAACCCGCTCGGCGCCGCGGCGCTCGCCGGCACGTCGTTCCCGATCGACCGCTTCCAGACGGCGGCAGCGCTCGGCTTTGACCGGCCGACGGCGAATTCGCTCGACAGCGTCTCCGACCGCGACTTCGTCATCGAGGCGCTGGCGGCGGCGAGCCTCTGCGCCATCCATCTCTCGCGCTTCGCCGAAGAGATCGTGATCTGGTCGTCGGCCCAGTTCCGCTTCATCAAGCTCTCCGACAAGTTCACCACCGGCTCGTCGATCATGCCGCAGAAGCGCAACCCGGACGCGGCCGAGCTGGTGCGCGCCAAGACGGGCCGCATCATCGGCGCCCAGACGGCGCTGCAGATCGTCATGAAGGGTCTTCCGCTCGCCTATCAGAAGGACATGCAGGAAGACAAGGAACAGGCCTTCGACGCGTTCGAGAGCCTGGAGCTGGCGATCGCCGCCACCACCGGCATGGTCCTCGACATGGAGCCGGAAGCCGCCAATCTGAAGAAGGCGGCAGGCTCGGGCTTCGCCACGGCGACCGATCTCGCCGACTGGCTGGTGCGCGAACTGAACATGCCGTTCCGCGACGCCCACCACGTCACCGGCCGCATCGTCGCCATCGCGTCCGAGCGCGGCGTCGAGCTCACCAAGGTGACGCTCGCCGAGATGCAGGCCGTGCATCCGGCCATCACCGACGCCGTCTATTCGGTGCTGACCGTCGACAAGTCGGTCCGCAGCCGCACCTCCTATGGCGGCACCTCGCCGAAGAATGTGCGGTCGCAGGCGAAGCGCTGGCAGCGGGCGCTGGCCCGTGAAACGAAGGCCTGA
- a CDS encoding redoxin family protein, with translation MNETRGQSRRWTVIGLAAIAGIAVGVAAVYVTETRKGNAVVEWSGVDCAPAVKAAGLLAPFAKGEVAAFRVASEPTLLGDLSFQNASGDKVSIADFAGKTVLLNLWATWCAPCRQEMPALDRLDAAHEGKDFSVVAVSIDTQDPAKPKAFLEEIGVKSLGFYGDPTTGIFSGLKGKGLAVGLPTTVLIDGKGCALGVMSGPAEWDSDDAKALIKAALGEA, from the coding sequence ATGAATGAGACGCGCGGTCAATCGCGGCGGTGGACGGTAATCGGCCTTGCCGCGATCGCAGGCATCGCAGTGGGAGTCGCGGCGGTATACGTGACGGAGACCCGGAAAGGCAACGCCGTCGTTGAATGGTCGGGCGTCGACTGCGCCCCGGCGGTCAAGGCGGCAGGGCTGCTCGCGCCCTTCGCCAAGGGCGAGGTCGCGGCGTTCCGCGTCGCCAGCGAGCCGACGCTGCTCGGCGACCTGTCGTTCCAGAACGCCAGCGGCGACAAGGTCTCGATCGCCGATTTCGCCGGCAAGACGGTGCTCCTGAACCTCTGGGCGACCTGGTGCGCGCCCTGCCGGCAGGAGATGCCGGCGCTCGACCGGCTCGACGCGGCGCATGAGGGCAAGGATTTCTCGGTCGTCGCTGTCTCGATCGACACGCAGGACCCTGCCAAGCCGAAGGCATTCCTGGAGGAGATCGGCGTCAAGTCGCTCGGCTTCTACGGCGATCCCACAACCGGCATCTTCTCCGGCCTGAAGGGCAAGGGCTTGGCGGTCGGCCTGCCGACGACGGTGCTGATCGACGGCAAGGGATGCGCGCTCGGCGTGATGTCCGGCCCGGCCGAATGGGATTCGGACGACGCCAAGGCGCTGATCAAAGCGGCGCTCGGCGAGGCCTGA